A part of Solicola gregarius genomic DNA contains:
- a CDS encoding acyl-CoA dehydrogenase family protein, translating to MTDAWAAPERQALRESATRFTEREIVPYLPDWEDAGEVPRELHKRAAAAGLLGVGFAEDVGGQGGTVVDVSVITEAVIEAGGSSGLVAALFTHGIALPHIVASASTELIDRYVRPTLAGETIGSLAITEPDGGSDVASLRTRGTRDGDAYEVTGSKTFITSGVRADFVTTAVRTGGDGAGGISLLAIDKDTPGFTVTRPLRKMGWLCSDTAELAFDHARVPAANLIGEQDAGFVAIMRQFVHERLSLAVQAYATAQRCLDLAVTYAKQRETFGRPLIGRQVIRHKLVDMHRATTTARAYTRGVIERAVEPGDDNSQLSLALDASIAKNDAVEACDHVVDEAVQIFGGAGYLRESEVERHYRDARILGIGGGTNEVLNDLSAKLLGYGAARAQ from the coding sequence ATGACCGACGCGTGGGCGGCGCCCGAACGGCAAGCACTGCGGGAGAGCGCGACTCGGTTCACCGAGCGTGAGATCGTCCCCTATCTCCCCGACTGGGAGGACGCCGGCGAGGTGCCTCGCGAGCTGCACAAGCGCGCGGCGGCGGCAGGTCTGCTCGGTGTCGGGTTCGCCGAAGACGTCGGCGGCCAGGGCGGCACGGTGGTCGACGTCAGCGTCATCACGGAGGCGGTCATCGAGGCGGGCGGGTCCTCCGGACTCGTTGCCGCGCTGTTCACCCACGGCATCGCGCTGCCGCATATCGTCGCGTCGGCGTCGACCGAGCTGATCGACCGCTACGTCCGCCCGACGCTCGCGGGGGAGACGATCGGGTCGCTCGCTATCACCGAACCCGACGGTGGTTCCGACGTCGCAAGCCTCCGCACCCGTGGCACGCGAGACGGCGACGCGTACGAGGTGACCGGCAGCAAGACGTTCATCACCTCGGGCGTACGCGCAGACTTCGTCACCACCGCGGTCCGTACCGGCGGCGACGGCGCCGGGGGCATCTCGCTGCTGGCGATCGACAAGGACACTCCCGGCTTCACGGTCACCCGACCCCTTCGCAAGATGGGCTGGCTGTGCTCCGACACGGCCGAGCTGGCGTTCGACCACGCGCGTGTACCCGCTGCCAACCTGATCGGTGAACAAGACGCCGGGTTCGTCGCCATCATGCGCCAGTTCGTGCACGAGCGGCTCAGCCTCGCCGTGCAGGCGTACGCGACCGCGCAGCGTTGCCTCGATCTCGCGGTCACGTACGCCAAGCAGCGCGAGACGTTCGGCCGTCCGCTGATCGGCCGGCAGGTGATCCGGCACAAGCTGGTCGACATGCACCGGGCGACCACGACGGCACGCGCGTACACCCGAGGGGTCATCGAGCGGGCCGTCGAGCCGGGTGACGACAACTCTCAGCTCTCGTTGGCGCTCGATGCCAGCATCGCGAAGAACGATGCCGTCGAGGCCTGCGACCACGTCGTCGACGAGGCGGTGCAGATCTTCGGCGGTGCGGGCTATCTGCGGGAGTCGGAGGTCGAACGCCACTACCGTGACGCCCGCATCCTCGGCATCGGCGGCGGCACCAACGAGGTCCTGAACGACCTGTCGGCAAAGCTTCTGGGGTACGGAGCGGCGAGGGCGCAGTGA
- a CDS encoding acyclic terpene utilization AtuA family protein, whose translation MTAVRIGNASGFYGDRRSAFAAMLEGGDLDYLTGDYLAELTMLILGRDKLKDESLGYAKTFVRQLEDCLGLAVDKGVRIVTNAGGLNPAGLADRLRQIAAEQGISASIAHVEGDDLLPRADDLGFAKALTANAYLGAFGIAEALRGGADVVVTGRITDASLVVGPAIAHHDWSRTDYDALAGAVAAGHVIECGTQATGGNVAGFEALDLTTPQGRQFGFPIAEVEASGDSVITKHPGTGGAVTLDTVTAQLVYEIDSPAYLGPDVVARLDSLALVAEGPDRVAISGVRGSAPPPQAKVCLNRLGGFRNSVEFLLTGLDIDAKASLVREQLTDALSSSPPDSVEWQLERTSQPDPATQAEATARLRCEVRSSSPEAVGRAFSGAAVELALGSIPGFTLTAPPGSGSPYGVYAPAYVDQDVPEHCVVHADGSRTPIPPPPESGSMWHRSNRSQPMPHRPRDQRALSRTTRAPLGRIAYARSGDKGGDSNVGVWVRSDHPRAAEAYDWLRTLLDEKAVRQLLPEAADLEIDVYELPDLRAVNIVLHGLLGEGVAASTRFDPQAKAVGEWLRARQVDVPTELLMETP comes from the coding sequence ATGACCGCTGTCCGGATCGGCAACGCGTCGGGCTTCTACGGAGACCGGCGCTCCGCCTTCGCTGCGATGCTCGAGGGCGGCGACCTCGACTACCTCACCGGCGACTACCTCGCCGAGCTCACGATGCTGATCCTGGGCCGCGACAAGCTGAAGGACGAGTCGCTCGGCTACGCGAAGACGTTCGTACGCCAGCTCGAGGACTGCCTCGGCCTCGCAGTCGACAAGGGCGTGCGCATCGTCACGAACGCCGGCGGACTCAATCCGGCCGGCCTCGCCGACCGGCTACGCCAGATCGCAGCCGAGCAAGGCATCTCGGCGTCGATCGCGCACGTCGAGGGCGACGACCTGCTCCCGCGCGCCGACGACCTCGGCTTCGCAAAGGCGCTGACCGCGAACGCGTACCTCGGTGCGTTCGGTATAGCGGAGGCACTCCGCGGTGGTGCGGACGTCGTGGTCACCGGGCGGATCACGGATGCATCGCTCGTGGTCGGTCCCGCGATCGCGCACCACGACTGGTCGCGCACCGACTACGACGCGCTCGCGGGTGCAGTGGCCGCCGGTCACGTGATCGAGTGCGGTACGCAGGCGACCGGCGGCAACGTCGCGGGATTCGAAGCGCTCGACCTCACAACGCCTCAGGGGCGGCAGTTCGGCTTCCCCATCGCGGAGGTCGAGGCGTCGGGCGACTCGGTCATCACGAAGCATCCGGGCACGGGCGGAGCGGTCACGCTCGACACCGTGACGGCCCAGCTCGTCTACGAGATCGACTCACCCGCGTACCTCGGTCCGGACGTGGTCGCCCGGCTCGACTCGCTCGCGCTCGTGGCCGAAGGGCCGGACCGGGTTGCGATCTCGGGCGTACGAGGGTCGGCCCCGCCACCACAGGCGAAGGTCTGCCTCAACCGTCTCGGTGGCTTCCGCAACAGCGTGGAGTTCTTGCTCACCGGGCTCGACATCGACGCGAAGGCATCGCTCGTACGTGAGCAGCTGACCGATGCGCTCTCGTCCTCGCCGCCGGACTCCGTCGAGTGGCAGCTAGAGCGTACGTCGCAGCCCGATCCCGCGACGCAGGCCGAGGCGACGGCCCGGTTGCGGTGCGAGGTGCGGTCCTCGTCGCCGGAAGCCGTCGGCCGGGCGTTCTCCGGTGCGGCCGTCGAGTTAGCGCTCGGCTCGATCCCCGGCTTCACGCTCACCGCGCCGCCGGGCAGCGGTTCGCCGTACGGGGTGTACGCACCCGCGTACGTCGACCAGGACGTCCCCGAGCACTGCGTGGTGCATGCCGACGGCTCGCGTACGCCGATTCCGCCGCCGCCCGAGTCGGGGTCTATGTGGCATCGGTCCAATAGGTCTCAACCGATGCCACATAGACCCCGAGACCAGAGAGCGCTCAGCCGCACCACCCGGGCACCGCTCGGCCGCATCGCGTACGCCCGCAGCGGAGACAAGGGCGGCGACTCGAACGTCGGCGTGTGGGTACGCAGCGACCATCCGCGCGCCGCCGAGGCGTACGACTGGCTGCGTACCCTGCTGGACGAGAAGGCCGTCCGGCAGCTGCTGCCCGAGGCCGCCGACCTCGAGATCGACGTGTACGAGCTGCCCGACCTGCGCGCCGTCAACATCGTGCTGCACGGCCTCCTCGGTGAGGGCGTCGCCGCCTCGACGAGGTTCGACCCGCAGGCGAAGGCGGTCGGCGAGTGGCTCCGCGCGCGGCAGGTGGACGTGCCCACCGAGCTGCTCATGGAGACGCCATGA
- a CDS encoding TIGR03084 family metal-binding protein yields MSDRLAEVLGDLDAEGAQLDSWVCDLPADSWPTPTPAPGWTVAHQIAHLHWTDEASLKAIAGDDFADVLQAAAANPTGYVHTGAEALAAIAPAELLVRWREGRARLSGALRDVPKGERIAWFGPPMSPASMATARLMETWAHAHDVAGALGLEVPVTSRVRHVCHLGVRTRGFAYAVRGLQVPDTEVYVELTGPEGETWTWGSTEAPERVTGSAWDFGLLVTRRRHLDDVDVHADGSDAEQWLTIAQAFAGPPGRDPVRLSEREPA; encoded by the coding sequence TTGAGTGACCGACTCGCCGAGGTTCTGGGCGACCTCGATGCCGAAGGCGCCCAGCTCGACAGCTGGGTGTGCGACCTCCCCGCCGACAGCTGGCCGACTCCCACGCCGGCGCCGGGCTGGACGGTCGCGCACCAGATCGCGCACCTGCACTGGACCGACGAGGCGTCGCTCAAGGCGATCGCCGGCGACGACTTCGCCGACGTACTGCAGGCGGCCGCCGCAAACCCGACCGGGTACGTACACACCGGCGCCGAGGCTCTGGCCGCCATCGCGCCGGCCGAGCTGCTCGTGCGGTGGCGCGAAGGCCGGGCGCGGCTCTCCGGTGCGTTGCGGGACGTACCGAAGGGTGAACGAATCGCCTGGTTCGGGCCGCCGATGAGCCCCGCGAGCATGGCGACCGCCCGGCTGATGGAGACCTGGGCACATGCGCACGACGTCGCCGGGGCGCTCGGCCTCGAGGTTCCGGTCACGTCACGGGTCCGCCATGTCTGCCACCTGGGCGTACGCACCCGCGGGTTCGCGTACGCGGTGCGCGGGCTGCAGGTACCCGACACCGAGGTGTACGTCGAGCTGACGGGGCCCGAGGGCGAGACCTGGACCTGGGGGTCGACCGAGGCGCCGGAGCGGGTCACGGGTTCGGCGTGGGACTTCGGCCTACTCGTCACGCGCCGGCGGCATCTCGACGACGTCGACGTACACGCCGACGGGTCCGACGCCGAGCAATGGCTCACGATCGCGCAGGCTTTCGCAGGCCCACCCGGGCGTGATCCGGTACGGCTGTCCGAACGGGAACCGGCATGA
- a CDS encoding TetR/AcrR family transcriptional regulator, whose translation MAIESRERPQRTPQGERTRAMRTRLLDATIDCLVERGWSGTTTTLVSERAGVSRGAQLHHFPTKQALVVDAVEYIATKRRTELEAAAEHLPARRRTRAVLEILSEQFTSPVFLAALELWVAARTDETLRDAVGPLEQRIGRETHRQTVTLLGVDDSDGGARELVQATLDLLRGLGLAATLADDSRRRKRILDTWAKTLDDTIGAAS comes from the coding sequence ATGGCCATCGAGTCGCGGGAGCGTCCGCAGCGCACACCCCAGGGCGAACGCACCCGCGCCATGCGTACGCGGCTGCTCGACGCGACGATCGACTGCCTCGTGGAGCGCGGCTGGTCGGGTACGACGACCACGCTGGTCTCGGAGCGAGCCGGCGTGTCGCGCGGAGCTCAGCTCCATCACTTCCCCACCAAGCAGGCGCTTGTCGTCGACGCGGTGGAGTACATCGCGACCAAGCGCCGCACCGAGCTGGAGGCGGCCGCGGAGCATCTGCCCGCGCGCCGGCGTACGCGGGCCGTGCTCGAGATCCTGAGCGAGCAGTTCACCAGCCCGGTGTTCCTCGCCGCCCTCGAGCTCTGGGTCGCCGCGCGCACCGACGAGACCCTCCGCGACGCCGTCGGACCGCTCGAGCAGCGCATCGGACGCGAGACGCATCGCCAGACGGTCACGCTGCTGGGGGTCGACGACTCCGACGGCGGAGCGCGCGAACTTGTCCAGGCGACGCTGGACCTGCTGCGCGGGCTCGGCCTCGCCGCCACCCTCGCTGACGACTCACGTCGCCGCAAGCGCATTCTCGACACCTGGGCGAAGACGCTCGACGATACGATCGGAGCAGCCAGTTGA